DNA from Halogeometricum sp. S1BR25-6:
AGGCGACCGGCAGGGCGAACAGCACCGTCACCCCGGCGGTCAGCGCGGCGGCGTACACCGAGTTGGCCGCGAACGCGGGCTGGAACGCGAGGCCGCCGCCGCTGTAGCCGGGACCCGAGCGGACGAGCCACATCGTGAGGATGCCGACCGGGAGCGCAAGCGTGAACAGGCTCACTGCCCCGACGGCCGCGGCGGCGACCCAGCGCAGGCGGCCGAGCGAGACCACCGTCTCGACCGACGAGGGCGTCCCGTAGCCGGCGGCGGCGTCGCCGCTGACGCGCGATTCGAGGGCGAGGATGACGGCGGTGACGGCGAGCAGTTGTATCGACAGCAGCGTCGCGTTCGCCCGTCCGACGCCGAAGCTGTTCAGTTCGACGTAGATGACGCGCGTGAACACGTCGTAGCGCATGATTGCGGGGGTTCCGAAGTCCGAGAGCGTGTACAGCGCGACGAGCAGCGCCCCGGCCGTCACTCCGGGCGCTATCTGCGGCAGGATGACGCGGCGGAACGCCTCGGGATAGGTGTGGTTCAGCGTCCGGGCGGCCTCCAACTGCCTCGCGTCGAACGACAGCAGCGAGGCGCGCGTGGTGAGAAAGACGTAGGGGTACGTGAAGAGCGTCAGCACGAGCGCCGTCCCGCCGAGGCCGTAGACGGTGGGAATCGTGATACCGAGCGGCGCGAGCAGGTCGGCGAGCGCGCCGCTGGGACCGAACGCCGAGACGTACGCGAACGCGCCGATGTAGCTCGGAACGACCAGCGGCAAGGCGGCCAAGACCGTCCACAGCCGTCGGAACGGGAGGTCCGTCTGCACCGTCAGCACCGCGAGCGGGACGCCGAGCACGACGGAGGCAGCGGTGACGACGGTGGTGAGGACGAGGCTGTTGACGAGCACCGTCGTCGCCGTCCCGGAGGTGAGAAGCGAGACGGCGGCGTCGACGTCGAGCGACGAGGCGCTGACGAGCAGCCACACCAGCGGCGACAGCACCGCGGCGGCGACGGCGGCGGCGAGGACGACGACGGCCGTTCCGGGTTCGTCGTCGCCGGCGCCGCCGTCCAGCAGTCGGCGGACGCGGCCGAACCCCCCGCCCGGCGCCATCTCAGGGCGCCCCCATCAGAGCACTCCCACGTCCCGCATCAGCGTCAGCGTCGGCTGAATCTCCGAAAGACGGCTGAGGTCGATGCTCGGAGGGTTCAGTTCGTCGATGGTGGGGAGACCACCGACGGGCGGGACGTCCGGAACCATCGGGTAGGCGTACGTCCGCGTGGCGAAGAACTCCTGGGCCTCCGACGACAGCAGGTGGCGGACGAACGTGAACGCGAGTTCCTGGTTCCCGCTGGCCGAGAGCACCTCCGCGCCGGCGGCGTTGATGAGTGCGCCGGCGTCGCCGCTGGTGAACGCCAGGTCGAGAGGTGCGTTCGGACGCGCGGCCTGCACCCGAAGGGCGTAGTAGTGGTTCGCGAACCCGGCGTTGAGTTCGCCGTCGGCGACGGCGTTGGAGACGAGGAACTCGTTGTTGTACTCGGTGACGCCCGCCTCCAGCATCCCCCGAAGCCACTGGCGCGTGGCGTCGGGACCCTCGATGAGGCGCATCGCCGTGACGAACGCCTGGAAGGCGCCGTACGTCGGCGCCCACCCCATCGCCCCCGCGAGCGCCTCGGATTCGGGGAACTGCATCACGCTGTCGGGCACGTCTCCCTCGGACAGCGCCGAGGTGTTGTACGGGACGGCGCGGGCGCGCCCGGCGACGCCGACCCACAGATTCTCGGGGTGGAACTCCTCGGGCACCGGGTCGACGACGTCGGAGGGGAGTTCCGCGGTGAGTCCGCGGTTGGCGACGGCCGCCAGCGACCCGGCGTCGACCGACCAGAACACGTCGGCAGGCGACGCCGACCCCTCGTTGATGAGCGTGTTCGCCGCGTCGGACGTTCCGGACTCGCGCGCGTTGTAACTGAAGTCGTCGTATATCCGCTCGAACCGGGCCAAGAGGTCGCGGTAGAGGCCGCCCTCGCCGCCGCCGAGGTAGATGGTCAACTCGCCGCTGAGGTCCGGCAGGTCGGCGATGGGCGTGCCGCCGACGTCGCCGCGGCCCTCCGCGAGGGGACCGGAGCCGCGGAACTCGCCGAAGGAGTCTCCGGTCCCCCCGGCGGTTCCGTTCGCGGTGCCGTCGGTGCCGGTGCCGGTCTGCTCGCTCTCGTCCCCGGTGAACCCGCCGCACCCGGCGAGACCCGAGAGACCCGCGGCGCCGAGTCCCGCGAGGACGCGGCGGCGGTTGTAACGTCGCTCAGTCATCGGCGACCACCGCCCCTTCCTCGGCGTCGACCGGACGCGGTTCCAGCGCCGCCAGGCAGTCGAGCCAATCGCGCATGTACTCCCCGCAGTGGTTCAGGAACGCGCCGTTGTTCCACTCGGAGAAGTCCCCCTCCGCGAGGGCCTCGGCCATCGCGGCGAAGGCCTCCTCGAAGGAGTTGGCGTCGTCGCCGACGTCGTCGACGACGCGCCAGACGTGTTCGTTCAGTTCGAGGCCGGCGACTTCGTTCGCCAGGTCGTCGAACGTGGAGCGGGGGGCCTTGTTGTGCTCGCAGAGCGGACCGCCGTTGTAGACGCGCTTTCCGAGCACGTCGGCGGCGCGCTTGAGGAACAGTCCCGACCAGATGTCGTCGAAGCGGCCGACCGACCACTCGTTGTCGTCCATCGGCAGTTGGTAGAACGCCGGGACGACCTCCCGGCGGAACGCGAGGTTCATCGAGCAGACGGTGAGATACTGCCCCTCGGCGGCGACGAAGTCGCGTTCGAAGTCGGCCGCTTCGGTCCGCGTCTCGGCCTGTCCCTGCAGGTCGCCGTCCATCAGGATGCGGACGGCGTCGAGGTCGGGGACGTTCGTCCAGAGTCCCTGGGAGGCGACGACGGAGTCGACGTTCTCCACGTCGGTCTCGACGTCCTCATCCATCGCGGCGTAGGGGTAGCCGCGCGGGTAGAGGTCGGTGTCGCTCTGGTAGAGGACGTTGACCCACGACTCGTCCGAGCGGACCGATTCCACCTCGCCCTCGTGGGCGAGGTTCGCCATGTGGGTGCCGAAGAAGTCCTCCTCGGCGTGCGGCAGCGTATCGTCGTCGATGAACACGCCGTACTCGAAGCGGTCGTGCGCCCAGAGGTACAGCAGTCCGAACGACGTCTGCGCGTGACTCGCGGCGGGGACCAGGTGGTCGTACTCGACGATGCCGCGCGACTCGAACCACGCCTCGCGGGCGCTCCCGTCGAAGACGGCGCCGTCGACCCCTTCTTCGGCCAGCATCGCGCGCATGGCGTCGGCGTCGCAGAAGTCCTCCGTCACCAGAACGAAGAACAGTCGGTCGGTGTCGAAACCGTGCTCGCGAGCGTTAGCGACGTACTCGCGGACGCACTCGTACTCCCGAATCGTCGGAACGACGACGCAGATATCCTGCCGTGCACTCATTGTGCGCAAGACGGGATTAGGCTAACCTAAAAGTACCGGTGCGCGCTCGGCGGACCTGAGGAACGGAGACAGTCAGAGGCGTTCGGAGATGTGGTCGGCCGCCTTCAGCGCCAGCGCCGCGATGGTGAGCGTCGGGTTCATCGCGCCGCCGGTGACGAAGACGGAACTCCCCGCGAGCGTGAGGTTTGAGAGGTCGTGCGTCCGCAGTCGGGGGTTCACGACGCTCGTCCCCGGGTCCGTTCCCATCCGCGTCGTGCCCATGTGGTGGTACGCGGGGCCGGTGTTCTCCGGGCCGACGGTCCACTCGACGTCCGCGCCCATCTCGGTCAGCACGGCGCGCTGAATCTCGGTGGCCCGTTCGAGCGTCCGGCGCGTTCGGTCGTCGAGGCTCCAGACGACGTCGGGGACGGGGTTGCCGTGGTCGTCGGTGCGCGAGGGGTCCAGTCGGATGCGGTTCTCCGCGCGCGGGAGTTGCTCGACGAGAGCGCCCATCGCCACTCTGTTCCCGTAGGCGCCGCGGACCCGTTCGAGCAACTCGTCGCCGAAGACGTCCGCGCCGAGGGCGACGTCCGCGGGCGCCGGGCCGGCGTAGTTGAGAAACTCCAGTTTGATGGCCGTCCGCGAGTCGTCCGGCCGGTCGTAGAACTGGTGGCTCTCGGTAGTGTTGAACCCGACGTGCTTCTGCCGGGTGGGTTCCGGAAGCGTCCCGCCGACGCCCGCGAACAGGTGGTCCATGAAGTACCGCCCCACGGCCCCCGAGGAGTTCGCGAGGCCGTCGGGGTACGTCTCGCTCGCCGAGAGTAGGAGGAGGCGCGGCGTCTCCACCCCGCCGGCGGCGACGACGAACTCCCGAGCTTTCTGTCTGTACTCCTCGCCGTCGGGCGCGGCGTACACCGCCGCAGTCACCCGGTCGCCCGCGGCGTCGTGTTCGAGGCGCTGGACAGGCACCCGGTCGAGCACCCGCGCGCCGTCCGCCTCCGCGCGTTCGACGTGTCGGGTCGCCTCGTACTTCGCCCCGGAGGGGCACACCGGTTTGCAGGTGCCGTACCCGACGCAGGCGCTCTGTCCGTCGACGGGTTCGGAGTTGCGCGCGTTCGGCACCGAGTGGGTGGCGATTTCGAGCGTCTCGCACGCTTCGGCGAACAGCGAGTCGCTGTACGAGGGGGGAAACGCCGGGAGCGGGTGGGGGCGCTCCCGCGGCGGCGCGAAGGGGTTGTCGGAGGCGCCCGAAACCTGTAACTCCCGTTCGGCGGCGGCGTAGTAGGGGCGCAGGTCCTCGTAGTCGAGGGGCCAGTCGGCGCCCATTCCCACGGTAGAGTCGAGTTCGAAGTCCTGTTCGTGCAGGCGCATCACCATCCCCTGCCAGTGGAGGGTGCTCCCGCCGACGCCCTTCACCCGCGCGGCGTTCAGCGGATAGGAGCGCTCTCCAGACGACGAGTAGGCGTCTCGCTCGCCGCCCATTCCCCATATCGGTCGCTCGTCTCCGGGCCGGAGATGTCGCTCCATCCGGTCGGGTCGCTCGTCCGGGTTGAATCGGGGTCCGGCGTCGAGCACCACCACGTCGTACCCCGCGGCGGACAGTTCGGCGGCGACCAGGGCGCCCGCCGGCCCCGCGCCGACGACGCAGACGTCCGCGCGAGGGGAGGGCGTGCGGTCGACGGACGCCGTCGCCGGGTCGTCGCGTTGGGCTCCGTCGCTCACCCGTTCGGACCCTCCCGATAGGACTCCGTCCCGCCAGGGTGGCCGGGGGGATTCTCCAGACCGGTCAGTCCCGCGCCCGTCGGCGACGTGTAGAACGCGTACAGCAGTTCGTTCACGACGTAGTAGCGCACTCGCTGGGCCGCGGTACCGTCGGGGGCGGGTTCGACGACGTCCACGCTCATGTAATCCAGCACCTCGCGACGCGTCGACGCCGGGAGGGCGGCGTATCGGTCGCCGTGGAACTCCTCGGTGTATCCGTCGAGCGATTCGACCGCGGCGGCGACGCCGCGGGCGTAGGCGTCCTCGCCGTCGACGCGTCCCCCCGTGTACGTGCGGACGAACTCCGAGACGCCGTCCACAGTCGAAGGATAGACCACCTCGGCGACGGCGACGAGCGTCTCCATCTCGTGGTCGCCGACCGTCGCCGCCTCCCCTTCTCTCTCCCCGGTGCCGTCGTCGGAGGCTCTCGGCGCCGCGCACCCCGCGAGCGACCCGGCACCCCCGGCGGCGAGGGCCGCGAGAGCATCCCGACGCGTCAGCTCCATTTGAGGCTGTTTTTGGTAGGCCTAAACAAGAGCCTTGCGCTCGGGTTCGTCTGATTTCGGAGTACGAGGTTCAGAAGAGCAGGTCATTCAGTATAGCACTATGCAGTTTACTCGACTCGCATGAGACGAGCGATGAAGGTAGTCGAGAGACACGACGTCGAAGAGCCGAAAGCTGTAGTCCCGAAGCAATACCATGAAGCAGAAACGGCCGACCGATGTTCGGCAAGTGGACGTGGTTCTGAGTCGGTAGCAGAGAGCCGTCAGAAGACTCGGAGGTTTAACCAACCCGGCGAAAGTGAGGAATCGGAGTGACCGGGAGGACGAAGGACGTCGCCGGCCGAACCGAGCGAAGGCGAGAGCCCGCGGTCGAGAGTTCGACATTCGGCGGACTCCGTCGGACGGAACGACCCCGACTCGATCCGACAGTGCCCGAGTTCGAGAGAGGGTAGTACCGGCGGGTCGGGTGCGAATGCGTCCCCCACCCCTCCCGCACGTGGTCACCCACGTCACTAGAGCGGTCGAACCAGGGATACCGATAGGAGAGATACACCGGAGGCGACGAACCGCTCTCGGGGAAGCAACTGGATACCAGGAGCGTCCGCGGCGTACCGAACGTCGGGCACGGGCGTCGCGTTCGGGGCGATGGAGCCCCGAATCGTGATGGTGCCGGTCAGAGCGGTCCCCGGTTGGCTCTGGGAGACGATTTCCGTCCGTAGCCGTACCGCCTCGGTCTGAGACCGAGTGCCACTCCGAGGTAGGCATCAGGTGGCGACCGACGCCCGAGATCCCCCGCATGTGAACTCCTTCAGATGGGTGGGCGCCGGTGGTCCGCGTCGAGTCGGCGTTTCGGTTCCCGAGTCGCGACGGCCGCCAGCGATGCCTGACCGGCGGCGACTTCCGGCATCGTCGACCGTATTCTGGACGGCTGTTTTAGAGTCGCAACCCCTAGGGGCCACGAGCGGAGAAGGGTCTTCCATAACGATTTATTACTGATACTAAATAGATGAAATATTGTCGCCGCGGGAGGGAGACTCGTGCGCTCGATAGCGGGGCAGGACGAGTGCGTTCTGGTTGGAGAACGTCTACCGAGTCGGATACAGTACGACAGACTCGAAGACTAGTTATCTGTGTGGGTGCTACTTAGGCCGTTCTATAAAAGGCATAGATACAGATAAATAGAGATACGACGCAATGCTCTGTCAAGATAAGTAGAGTTATATTGTTCAGGGCTGCACCCGAAGACGAGTTACTGTGTCCGAGACCGAACTGCGATTCGAGATGGTGGCACTCGCTCGAACCCGGCGAGTTCCGACGGAGAGCGTCGAGGGACTCACCCGTCTGCGAAATGGGGAGGTAGCGTGACTCCGTGTCGAACGACGACTCGGAGACCGAACGCAAGACGGTGATGACGTACATCCCCGCATACCAGAAAGACGAGTGGAAGCGCCACGCCGAGCGACTCGGAATGAGCCAAAGCGAGTTCGTGCGGACGATGGTGCAGGCGGGTCGCAGCGACTTCGAGGTGCCCGAGAGGGACGGCGAGTCCGAAGAAGGAGGGTCCGAGGAGGAAACCGGGGAAAGCGAGTTCGAAGAGCGCGTCCTCGACGCCCTCTCGGCGGCCGACCACCGCTCGTGGGACGAACTGCTGACCGCCCTGACCGACGACATCGAGGACCGCCTGGACGAGACGCTGCAGGACCTCCAGGCGACGAACCGGGTGCAGTACAGCGGCCGGCACGGCGGCTACTCGCTCGCACCGGGTGCGTTCGGAGGCGACGATGGCCGTTGAGACGGCCGACGGCGAAACCGTCGAAGATGCGGTGGCGTACTTCTTGCAGGATATGACGTACCACGGACGAACCGACCGGACCAGAGACGCCTAC
Protein-coding regions in this window:
- a CDS encoding ABC transporter permease, encoding MAPGGGFGRVRRLLDGGAGDDEPGTAVVVLAAAVAAAVLSPLVWLLVSASSLDVDAAVSLLTSGTATTVLVNSLVLTTVVTAASVVLGVPLAVLTVQTDLPFRRLWTVLAALPLVVPSYIGAFAYVSAFGPSGALADLLAPLGITIPTVYGLGGTALVLTLFTYPYVFLTTRASLLSFDARQLEAARTLNHTYPEAFRRVILPQIAPGVTAGALLVALYTLSDFGTPAIMRYDVFTRVIYVELNSFGVGRANATLLSIQLLAVTAVILALESRVSGDAAAGYGTPSSVETVVSLGRLRWVAAAAVGAVSLFTLALPVGILTMWLVRSGPGYSGGGLAFQPAFAANSVYAAALTAGVTVLFALPVAYYAGRSESPFAALVERATYLGYAMPGVVLGLALVFFSSQWLRDAVAPTAAQLVYQSLPLLVFAYVVRFLPQAVGSTRSSVLGVDRDLVGAARLLGASPRRAFRRVTLPLISPGLLAGAALVFLTTMKELDTTLILHPTGFTTVVTYIWRVQEAGYYGRAALPALVLVAVSGLSMIPLLSGGRDDA
- a CDS encoding extracellular solute-binding protein, whose product is MTERRYNRRRVLAGLGAAGLSGLAGCGGFTGDESEQTGTGTDGTANGTAGGTGDSFGEFRGSGPLAEGRGDVGGTPIADLPDLSGELTIYLGGGEGGLYRDLLARFERIYDDFSYNARESGTSDAANTLINEGSASPADVFWSVDAGSLAAVANRGLTAELPSDVVDPVPEEFHPENLWVGVAGRARAVPYNTSALSEGDVPDSVMQFPESEALAGAMGWAPTYGAFQAFVTAMRLIEGPDATRQWLRGMLEAGVTEYNNEFLVSNAVADGELNAGFANHYYALRVQAARPNAPLDLAFTSGDAGALINAAGAEVLSASGNQELAFTFVRHLLSSEAQEFFATRTYAYPMVPDVPPVGGLPTIDELNPPSIDLSRLSEIQPTLTLMRDVGVL
- a CDS encoding alpha-1 4-glucan-protein synthase translates to MSARQDICVVVPTIREYECVREYVANAREHGFDTDRLFFVLVTEDFCDADAMRAMLAEEGVDGAVFDGSAREAWFESRGIVEYDHLVPAASHAQTSFGLLYLWAHDRFEYGVFIDDDTLPHAEEDFFGTHMANLAHEGEVESVRSDESWVNVLYQSDTDLYPRGYPYAAMDEDVETDVENVDSVVASQGLWTNVPDLDAVRILMDGDLQGQAETRTEAADFERDFVAAEGQYLTVCSMNLAFRREVVPAFYQLPMDDNEWSVGRFDDIWSGLFLKRAADVLGKRVYNGGPLCEHNKAPRSTFDDLANEVAGLELNEHVWRVVDDVGDDANSFEEAFAAMAEALAEGDFSEWNNGAFLNHCGEYMRDWLDCLAALEPRPVDAEEGAVVADD
- a CDS encoding GMC family oxidoreductase, which encodes MSDGAQRDDPATASVDRTPSPRADVCVVGAGPAGALVAAELSAAGYDVVVLDAGPRFNPDERPDRMERHLRPGDERPIWGMGGERDAYSSSGERSYPLNAARVKGVGGSTLHWQGMVMRLHEQDFELDSTVGMGADWPLDYEDLRPYYAAAERELQVSGASDNPFAPPRERPHPLPAFPPSYSDSLFAEACETLEIATHSVPNARNSEPVDGQSACVGYGTCKPVCPSGAKYEATRHVERAEADGARVLDRVPVQRLEHDAAGDRVTAAVYAAPDGEEYRQKAREFVVAAGGVETPRLLLLSASETYPDGLANSSGAVGRYFMDHLFAGVGGTLPEPTRQKHVGFNTTESHQFYDRPDDSRTAIKLEFLNYAGPAPADVALGADVFGDELLERVRGAYGNRVAMGALVEQLPRAENRIRLDPSRTDDHGNPVPDVVWSLDDRTRRTLERATEIQRAVLTEMGADVEWTVGPENTGPAYHHMGTTRMGTDPGTSVVNPRLRTHDLSNLTLAGSSVFVTGGAMNPTLTIAALALKAADHISERL
- a CDS encoding gluconate 2-dehydrogenase subunit 3 family protein, translating into MELTRRDALAALAAGGAGSLAGCAAPRASDDGTGEREGEAATVGDHEMETLVAVAEVVYPSTVDGVSEFVRTYTGGRVDGEDAYARGVAAAVESLDGYTEEFHGDRYAALPASTRREVLDYMSVDVVEPAPDGTAAQRVRYYVVNELLYAFYTSPTGAGLTGLENPPGHPGGTESYREGPNG
- a CDS encoding DUF5805 domain-containing protein is translated as MTYIPAYQKDEWKRHAERLGMSQSEFVRTMVQAGRSDFEVPERDGESEEGGSEEETGESEFEERVLDALSAADHRSWDELLTALTDDIEDRLDETLQDLQATNRVQYSGRHGGYSLAPGAFGGDDGR